Proteins from one Oryza sativa Japonica Group chromosome 12, ASM3414082v1 genomic window:
- the LOC4352772 gene encoding uncharacterized protein — MARTSPFPPLTRRKIASLKLLIPCVLVLSVAVIVVTQYFHNISYLLRPLWDTPPKPFIRIPHYYAPNISMPQLCQLHGWGILPTPRRVFDAVLFSNELDILEIRYGELLPYVDRFVILEANATFTGIPKSLSFLENINRFAFAGSKIVYDMLPVMEMDPGSHRQPFHVEAGHRRALNMLLRRSGIAVGDVLIMADADEIPSPETVQLLKWCDGIPQVMHLELKNYMYSFEFPIDYNSWRATAHVFTEHTLYRHSRQSNLLLADAGWHCSFCFKDIKEFAFKMKAYSHADRVKQDSFLNPDRIQRVICNGEDLFDMLPEEYTFKDLFKKMGPIPKSGSAVHLPSYLIKNADKFRFLLPGGCLRPG, encoded by the coding sequence ATGGCTAGAACCTCTCCTTTTCCACCTCTAACTAGACGGAAAATCGCTTCCCTCAAGTTGCTGATACCATGTGTTCTAGTTCTTTCAGTGGCTGTTATTGTTGTTACGCAGTATTTCCATAATATCTCTTACCTTCTGCGGCCACTGTGGGACACACCACCTAAGCCATTTATCCGCATCCCACACTACTATGCCCCCAACATCTCCATGCCGCAGCTCTGTCAGCTCCATGGTTGGGGTATCCTCCCCACCCCTCGCCGTGTCTTTGACGCCGTCCTCTTCAGTAATGAACTTGATATTCTAGAAATTCGCTACGGTGAGCTCCTTCCGTATGTTGACAGGTTTGTCATCCTTGAAGCTAATGCCACATTCACTGGCATCCCGAAGTCACTCTCTTTCTTGGAAAATATCAATCGCTTTGCATTCGCTGGCTCCAAGATTGTGTATGACATGCTTCCTGTCATGGAAATGGATCCCGGTTCTCACCGTCAGCCCTTCCATGTTGAGGCCGGCCACCGTCGTGCGCTTAATATGCTGCTGCGAAGATCAGGCATTGCTGTGGGGGATGTATTGATCAtggctgatgctgatgagatccCTAGCCCTGAGACGGTGCAGTTGCTCAAGTGGTGTGATGGAATACCGCAAGTCATGCATCTCGAGCTGAAGAACTATATGTACTCCTTTGAATTTCCTATAGACTACAACAGCTGGAGGGCCACAGCACATGTGTTCACTGAGCATACATTGTACCGCCACTCCCGTCAGAGCAACCTTCTGCTGGCTGATGCAGGCTGGCATTGTAGCTTCTGCTTCAAGGACATCAAGGAGTTTGCTTTCAAGATGAAGGCATATAGCCACGCAGACCGGGTGAAGCAGGACAGCTTCCTAAATCCAGACAGAATCCAGAGGGTCATATGTAATGGGGAGGACCTGTTTGACATGCTGCCTGAAGAGTACACATTCAAGGATCTCTTCAAGAAGATGGGACCCATACCAAAGTCAGGATCTGCTGTTCATCTGCCTTCCTATTTGATCAAGAACGCAGACAAGTTCAGATTCTTGCTCCCTGGTGGATGCTTGAGACCAGGCTAA
- the LOC107276600 gene encoding protein transport protein SEC61 subunit alpha: MCGSGGAGNAALVVLQLFAGGVVVVLADLLHETGYGVEGVSAASLLIATNACERAVSHLFSPVKLRLAGAGPEFEGPVFAVTHRVAAAPPSWRHKAGALLFTLLRLDLPNLSNYMTTCVMFVLAVRLDETHLRRLYRSRPRRGTDEFVPIKLLYTSAMPIMLHASAVSAFCVVRLAPAPPPQQRRRRRRFRRQPARQVEGRRRRRRLPGGRPRLLRHAAVEAAGGSRPDPRAADP, translated from the coding sequence atGTGCGGGAGCGGCGGAGCGGGCAACGCGGCGCTCGTCGTGCTCCAGctcttcgccggcggcgtggtcgTCGTGCTGGCCGACCTCCTCCACGAGACGGGCTACGGCGTGGAGGgcgtctccgccgcctccttgctcATCGCCACCAACGCCTGCGAGCGCGCGGTGTCGCACCTGTTCAGCCCCGTGAagctccgcctcgccggcgccggcccggAGTTCGAGGGGCCCGTGTTCGCCGTCACCCACCGcgtggccgccgcgccgccgtcgtggcggCACAAGGCCGGGGCGCTCCTCTTCACGCTGCTCCGCCTGGACCTCCCCAACCTCTCCAACTACATGACCACCTGCGTTATGTTCGTCCTCGCCGTGCGCCTCGACGAGACCCACCTCCGGCGGCTGTACCGCTCCAGACCGCGCCGCGGCACCGACGAGTTCGTCCCAATCAAGCTGCTCTACACCTCCGCGATGCCCATCATGCTGCACGCCTCCGCCGTCTCGGCGTTCTGCGTCGTACGTCTCGCACCAGCTCCACCTccacagcagcggcggcggcggcggcggtttcgtcGTCAACCTGCTCGGCAGGTGgaaggacgccggcggcggcgccgcctacCCGGTGGGCGGCCTCGTCTACTACGTCACGCCGCCGTCGAAGCTGCTGGTGGATCCCGGCCTGATCCACGAGCTGCTGATCCATAG
- the LOC4352774 gene encoding WPP domain-associated protein, with the protein MEAAESLEYELQKEVSNIMIQSYITSMRREFETKLWENQNCISTLNKNWKEKISKIAALRDELSTIYSVVSASESGVFSSHGSHEKVEELNFLKMKDDNESSITERTTDSGELMFDIPDFSLLKHMPSEEVTNFLKSEWLKLRRQHESELHEKTEELFRLKREFAKDIALLPSRKERELEIIKSKLLQSISKLDEITLREDNPYCDNYDDAEVCGFEDRIGSLLHENEQLQGLLADKKMVAKHLSLQVLDAERKMAQHSLSELKLVKQVEKLSHELEDLKIESHIKDLLELSTLREVFDNYENHIDDANQEETFLRELLIEKEEQLSIMYEDRQKLKYENNQLVAIAGSTLMQHHEQVNLVNDLTNFREKVCEQELLILESKSESNSMKSSLYEALQQINVCKQEIHGLTDNLTAMSIALEEAKEQNASLDATIQEMKKTSAPSINSHKGQAGHLEYALVSMEKLSKSYSDFESRLAQSMKRNEIRLTNIICQFNPLVQQVAVLKKKEFWYKQILEIKCSNLQKAEAEVDILGDEVDALLSILGKIYIALDHYSPVLKHYPGVTEILNLVQKALKGESI; encoded by the exons aTGGAGGCGGCCGAATCC TTGGAGTATGAGCTGCAGAAGGAGGTCTCCAACATCATGATCCAGAGCTACATTACTAGCATGCGTCGAGAGTTCGAGACAAAGTTATGGGAGAATCAGAACTGCATTAGTACCTTGAACAAAAACTGGAAGGAAAAGATATCTAAGATTGCCGCACTGCGAGATGAACTCAGTACTATTTACAGTGTTGTATCAGCTTCAGAATCTGGTGTGTTTTCTTCTCATGGTAGTCACGAAAAGGTCGAAGAGCTCAACTTTTTGAAGATGAAGGATGATAACGAGTCATCAATCACAGAGAGAACTACAGATTCAGGTGAGCTCATGTTTGATATCCCGGACTTCTCACTCTTAAAGCACATGCCAAGTGAAGAAGTCACAAATTTTCTAAAATCAGAATGGCTGAAGTTGCGAAGACAGCACGAGTCTGAATTGCATGAGAAAACAGAAGAGTTGTTTAGGCTAAAAAGGGAATTTGCGAAAGATATAGCTTTGTTGCCTTCTAGGAAAGAGAGAGAACTTGAAATCATCAAATCAAAGTTGCTTCAAAGCATTTCAAAATTGGATGAAATCACCTTGAGAGAAGATAACCCTTATTGTGATAATTATGATGATGCCGAGGTTTGCGGATTTGAGGACAGAATCGGCTCTTTACTTCATGAAAATGAACAACTACAAGGTTTGCTAGCTGACAAAAAAATGGTGGCTAAACATCTGTCTTTACAAGTATTAGATGCAGAGAGGAAAATGGCACAGCACTCGTTGTCCGAGTTAAAACTTGTGAAACAAGTTGAGAAGCTTAGCCATGAACTTGAAGATTTAAAGATTGAGAGCCACATTAAAGATTTATTGGAGCTGTCGACATTAAGAGAAGTTTTTGATAATTATGAGAATCATATTGATGATGCTAATCAGGAGGAGACCTTCCTCAGAGAGTTGCTTATAGAAAAAGAAGAGCAGTTGAGTATTATGTATGAAGACAGACAGAAGCTAAAGTATGAAAACAATCAACTTGTAGCAATTGCAGGATCAACATTAATGCAGCACCATGAGCAAGTCAACTTGGTTAATGACCTTACCAATTTTAGGGAGAAGGTGTGCGAGCAAGAGTTGTTGATCTTAGAGTCCAAGAGTGAGTCTAATTCAATGAAGAGTAGCTTGTATGAGGCTTTGCAGCAAATTAATGTATGCAAGCAAGAGATACATGGTCTGACTGACAACTTAACTGCCATGTCTATTGCTTTGGAGGAAGCCAAAGAACAGAATGCCTCACTTGATGCCACCATCCAGGAAATGAAGAAAACATCGGCGCCAAGCATTAACAGTCATAAGGGACAAGCAGGGCACCTAGAATATGCCCTTGTTAGTATGGAGAAGTTATCTAAATCATACAGCGATTTTGAAAGCAGATTGGCTCAAAGTATGAAGAGAAATGAAATTAG GTTGACTAATATAATTTGCCAGTTTAACCCACTGGTGCAGCAAGTTGCTGtattaaagaaaaaagaattctGGTATAAACAGATACTCGAGATTAAATGCTCTAATCTCCAGAAAGCAGAAGCTGAG GTTGATATACTTGGGGATGAAGTTGATGCTCTTCTTAGTATTCTTGGGAAGATCTACATAGCACTTGATCATTATTCTCCTGTATTGAAGCATTATCCTGGG GTTACAGAGATTTTGAATCTGGTTCAGAAAGCATTGAAAGGAGAAAGTATTTAG
- the LOC4352775 gene encoding uncharacterized protein — translation MADLGLWKQGWRWVVSQKHILTWAHMAASGGTERLAFLVDRHWPAVSRACVSSGRLALAALRQWRGCAARGILEMASLGPASVFVILWSFFVCITSPACALYALLGMGAAGAVIHYMGYTPGLFIVGLFGILIMWMYGYFWITGMLLIAGGCMCSLKHARFVIPVLAMYAVYCVAVRVGSLGVFLTLNLSFLTNDLLNKLLQGYEGSTEERQFEEPKHSDPVMDEFYRSCEFPSAPDSEPETVSSAKPFCSTPVQDVLHVQKEASPSKVVKSDSVSLDEMKRIMDGLTHYEVLGIPRNRSIDQKILKKEYHRMVLLVHPDKNMGNPLACESFKKLQSAYEVLSDFTKKNTYDDQLRKEESRKMTQRSRVVSQQTGVEFLSEESRRIQCTKCGNFHLWICTKKSKAKARWCQDCSDFHPAKDGDGWVENKFSSSFKEIPRAFVCAESKVFDVSEWATCQGMECKPNTHGPSFMVNMVGADRMSQRSYSSRYPFSLNAEMIPEDEFELWLQQALASGVFSDSPKRRKSWSPFKLPQKGIKSWRRSS, via the exons ATGGCGGATTTGGGGCTGTGGAAGCAAGGGTGGAGGTGGGTGGTGTCCCAGAAGCACATCCTGACATGGGCGCacatggcggcgagcggcggcaccgAGAGGCTGGCCTTCCTGGTCGACCGGCATTGGCCCGCCGTGTCCCGGGCCTGCGTGAGCTCCGGCCgcctcgcgctcgccgcgctGCGGCAATGGCGCGGCTGCGCGGCGCGCGGGATCCTGGAGATGGCTAGCCTGGGCCCTGCGTCCGTGTTCGTCATCCTCTGGAGCTTCTTCGTGTGCATCACCTCGCCGGCGTGCGCCCTCTACGCGCTCCTGGGCATG GGAGCTGCTGGGGCAGTCATTCATTACATGGGCTATACGCCTGGTCTTTTCATTGTAGGATTATTTGGAATATTGATTATGTGGATGTATGGCTATTTCTGGATTACAGGAATGCTTCTGATTGCTGGAG GCTGTATGTGCTCTTTGAAACATGCACGATTTGTGATACCTGTGTTGGCTATGTATGCTGTTTATTGTGTGGCTGTTCGTGTTGGATCGCTTGGTGTCTTCTTGACATTGAATCTTTCTTTCCTGACAAATGATCTTCTGAATAAGTTGCTGCAAGGATACGAGGGAAGCACAGAAGAAAGACAGTTTGAAGAGCCAAAACATTCTGATCCTGTCATGGATGAGTTCTATCGCAGTTGTGAATTTCCCTCTGCTCCTGATAGTGAACCTGAGACTGTTTCTTCTGCAAAGCCCTTTTGCTCAACACCCGTCCAGGATGTGTTGCATGTACAGAAAGAGGCATCTCCTAGCAAAGTAGTGAAATCGGATTCTGTTTCATTGGATGAGATGAAGAGGATCATGGATGGTTTGACCCATTATGAAGTTTTGGGTATTCCTCGGAATAGAAGTATTGATCAAAAGATTCTGAAAAAGGAGTACCACAGAATG GTCCTGCTTGTACATCCTGATAAAAATATGGGAAATCCACTGGCCTGTGAATCATTCAAAAAGCTTCAGTCAGCTTATGAG GTACTCTCAGATTTCACAAAGAAAAACACTTACGACGACCAACTGAGGAAAGAAGAATCACGTAAAATGACTCAGAGATCACGTGTTGTCTCTCAACAG ACTGGGGTAGAGTTTCTCTCCGAAGAGTCCAGGCGTATACAGTGCACAAAATGTGGTAATTTTCATCTGTGGATATGTACCaagaaaagcaaagcaaaagcaaGATGGTGTCAG GATTGCTCTGATTTTCATCCAGCtaaggatggagatggatgggTGGAAAATAAATTTTCGTCATCCTTCAAG GAAATACCTCGAGCTTTTGTTTGTGCGGAGAGTAAGGTATTTGATGTGTCTGAATGGGCTACTTGCCAG GGCATGGAGTGCAAACCTAACACTCACGGCCCATCTTTTATGGTAAACATGGTTGGCGCAGATAGGATGTCTCAGAGATCCTACAGTTCTCGCTATCCCTTTAGTTTGAATGCTGAGATGATCCCTGAAGATGAATTTGAGCTATGGCTTCAACAAGCATTGGCATCAGGTGTCTTCTCTGACAGCCCGAAACGCAGGAAAAGCTGGAGCCCCTTCAAACTACCTCAAAAAGGGATAAAAAGTTGGCGGCGATCCTCATAA
- the LOC4352776 gene encoding uncharacterized protein isoform X2 gives MLASAAAAVGVAALLPGRLKPKPTPRLLKRLATASSSASTPPSPRSGGAGVEAEADTTPLFLRPAAHPVAAASLAAFRRRAAELVPDSAPHLHRHLRWLLADAAARDAGADPALLRAPLGDLESLWLRHVRDRRPFQYVVGNEHWRDLVVAVREGVLIPRPETEAVVDMVAKVQGFEAGWWADLGTGSGAIAVAVARMLGPEGRVFATDVSEVAIDVARLNVQRYGMQDKVEIRHGSWFEPLEDLKGKLMGVISNPPYIPTEDLPGLQPEVGWHEPKLALDGGKDGLEHLLHLCEGLSSVLKPGGFFVFEILAIWRRLTSW, from the exons atgctcgcctccgccgccgccgccgttggcgtCGCCGCGTTGCTCCCGGGGCGGCTCAAGCCCAAGCCGACGCCCCGCCTTCTCAagcgcctcgccaccgcctcgtCCTccgcgtcgacgccgccgagcccccggagcggcggcgcgggggtggaggcggaggcggacacCACGCCGCTCTTCCTCCGCCCGGCGGCGCACCCGGTCGCGGCGGCCTCCCTCGCCGCGTtccggcgccgcgcggcggagCTCGTGCCGGACTCCGCGCcgcacctccaccgccacctccgctggctcctcgccgacgccgccgcccgcgacgcGGGCGCCGACCCGGCGCTCCTCCGCGCGCCGCTCGGCGACCTCGAGTCCCTCTGGCTCCGCCACGTCCGGGACCGCCGCCCGTTCCAGTACGTCGTCGGGAACGAGCACTGGAGGGACCTGGTGGTCGCCGTCCGGGAAGGCGTGCTCATCCCGCGCCCCGAgacggaggcggtggtggaCATGGTCGCGAAGGTGCAAGGGTTCGAGGCCGGGTGGTGGGCCGACCTCGGGACGGGCAGCGGCGCCATCGCCGTGGCCGTGGCGAGGATGCTCGGCCCGGAGGGGAGGGTGTTCGCCACTGATGTCAGCGAGGTCGCCATTGACGTAGCTCGGCTCAACGTTCAGAGATACGGGATGCAG GATAAAGTTGAGATAAGGCATGGCTCATGGTTTGAGCCTCTAGAAGATCTGAAGGGAAAGCTCATGGGTGTGATTAGTAACCCTCCATATATACCAACTGAAGATCTACCTGGCCTGCAACCTGAAGTTGGGTGGCATGAACCAAAGCTGGCACTTGATGGAGGCAAAGATGGACTTGAGCATCTGCTTCATCTTTGTGAAGGATTGTCATCAGTACTTAAGCCTGgtggtttctttgtttttgaG ATCCTTGCCATTTGGAGGAGACTAACATCCTGGTAA
- the LOC4352773 gene encoding GDP-L-galactose phosphorylase 2 — protein MVSTTEFKGEYSLPSKKSPLDQFEGVKTHLYRLGAEHENGTLKSFAYTDQGSPSLLDTIILSQWEDYAWKGHFGYDVTACNLKVVEGGWSFVVQLNDKWNSCVLKEHDKFLEPVGCLKPNCMNSYDELLLCIAQGDKDIPEVVPSTKPPKDGLLLIANAYPVEYGHIFLVPSATNQLSFFWDKRMFSLIARIASEVNSAAFRVFFDSCTSTMPDHMFFQACYFANPLPVESASTVAIYHGKATSAVHLYEIIDYPMKALVLTGKDVNTLANFVSEVSLTLHDNNTAYSLLISNNGTKVFLFPQVKNLATGCCLSAWECSGYFIYRAKYDFDRASENEISNRMASVTLQDGAFENLKNLCCAVADDLVM, from the exons ATGGTATCAACCACGGAGTTCAAAGGTGAATATTCGTTGCCAAGCAAGAAATCTCCTCTTGATCAATTTGAAG GTGTGAAGACACATCTTTACCGTCTCGGTGCAGAACATGAAAATGGTACCCTCAAAAGCTTTGCATATACTGATCAGGGCAGCCCAAGTTTGCTTGATACAATCATTCTTTCTCAG TGGGAGGATTATGCTTGGAAGGGCCATTTTGGATATGACGTAACTGCTTGCAATCTCAAG GTTGTTGAAGGTGGATGGAGTTTTGTTGTTCAGCTGAATGATAAGTGGAATTCATGTGTCCTCAAGGAACATGACAAGTTCCTTGAACCTGTTGGATGCCTGAAGCCAAACTGTATGAATAGTTATGATGAATTGCTTCTGTGCATTGCTCAAGGTGACAAGGATATACCTGAAGTTGTTCCTTCaacaaaaccaccaaaggatGGACTACTGCTGATTGCAAAT GCATATCCTGTTGAATATGGTCATATCTTCTTGGTCCCAAGCGCAACCAATCAGCTATCCTTCTTCTGGGACAAAAGGATGTTTAGTCTGATTGCAAGGATTGCCTCTGAAGTAAATAGTGCAGCATTCCGGGTTTTCTTTGATAGTTGCACATCCACGATGCCAGACCACATGTTTTTTCAG GCTTGTTACTTCGCAAACCCGTTGCCAGTGGAGTCTGCATCAACTGTTGCAATTTACCACGGCAAAGCCACATCAGCCGTTCACCTGTATGAAATAATTGATTATCCTATGAAGGCTCTTGTGTTAACTGGCAAGGACGTAAACACGCTTGCCAATTTTGTCAGTGAAGTATCTTTAACTCTGCATGACAATAATACTGCGTACAGCCTGCTGATCTCCAACAATGGCACAAAGGTTTTCTTGTTTCCACAG GTGAAGAATCTGGCTACTGGATGTTGTCTTTCTGCCTGGGAGTGCAGTGGCTACTTCATTTATCGCGCCAAGTACGATTTTGACAGAGCTTCTGAGAATGAAATTTCCAACAGAATGGCGTCAGTCACACTCCAAGATGGCGCATTCGAGAACCTGAAGAATCTTTGCTGCGCTGTTGCTGATGATCTTGTTATGTAA
- the LOC4352776 gene encoding uncharacterized protein isoform X1 encodes MLASAAAAVGVAALLPGRLKPKPTPRLLKRLATASSSASTPPSPRSGGAGVEAEADTTPLFLRPAAHPVAAASLAAFRRRAAELVPDSAPHLHRHLRWLLADAAARDAGADPALLRAPLGDLESLWLRHVRDRRPFQYVVGNEHWRDLVVAVREGVLIPRPETEAVVDMVAKVQGFEAGWWADLGTGSGAIAVAVARMLGPEGRVFATDVSEVAIDVARLNVQRYGMQDKVEIRHGSWFEPLEDLKGKLMGVISNPPYIPTEDLPGLQPEVGWHEPKLALDGGKDGLEHLLHLCEGLSSVLKPGGFFVFETNGNKQSEFLVDFIQTKWDSSFRDVEAVLDFADIKRFVTGYRR; translated from the exons atgctcgcctccgccgccgccgccgttggcgtCGCCGCGTTGCTCCCGGGGCGGCTCAAGCCCAAGCCGACGCCCCGCCTTCTCAagcgcctcgccaccgcctcgtCCTccgcgtcgacgccgccgagcccccggagcggcggcgcgggggtggaggcggaggcggacacCACGCCGCTCTTCCTCCGCCCGGCGGCGCACCCGGTCGCGGCGGCCTCCCTCGCCGCGTtccggcgccgcgcggcggagCTCGTGCCGGACTCCGCGCcgcacctccaccgccacctccgctggctcctcgccgacgccgccgcccgcgacgcGGGCGCCGACCCGGCGCTCCTCCGCGCGCCGCTCGGCGACCTCGAGTCCCTCTGGCTCCGCCACGTCCGGGACCGCCGCCCGTTCCAGTACGTCGTCGGGAACGAGCACTGGAGGGACCTGGTGGTCGCCGTCCGGGAAGGCGTGCTCATCCCGCGCCCCGAgacggaggcggtggtggaCATGGTCGCGAAGGTGCAAGGGTTCGAGGCCGGGTGGTGGGCCGACCTCGGGACGGGCAGCGGCGCCATCGCCGTGGCCGTGGCGAGGATGCTCGGCCCGGAGGGGAGGGTGTTCGCCACTGATGTCAGCGAGGTCGCCATTGACGTAGCTCGGCTCAACGTTCAGAGATACGGGATGCAG GATAAAGTTGAGATAAGGCATGGCTCATGGTTTGAGCCTCTAGAAGATCTGAAGGGAAAGCTCATGGGTGTGATTAGTAACCCTCCATATATACCAACTGAAGATCTACCTGGCCTGCAACCTGAAGTTGGGTGGCATGAACCAAAGCTGGCACTTGATGGAGGCAAAGATGGACTTGAGCATCTGCTTCATCTTTGTGAAGGATTGTCATCAGTACTTAAGCCTGgtggtttctttgtttttgaG ACAAACGGCAACAAACAGTCAGAGTTTCTTGTCGATTTCATACAGACTAAGTGGGATTCTTCTTTTCGTGATGTTGAAGCAGTTTTAGACTTTGCAGACATCAAACGTTTTGTGACAGGATATCGCAGATGA